A window of Deltaproteobacteria bacterium contains these coding sequences:
- a CDS encoding TetR/AcrR family transcriptional regulator: MAVRQSTLDKLHAKIYSERLLTNILWSKIMAKKRLTAKNRSAQIVRVAMKLFSQKGFKGTTTREIAEKAGISEAIIFRHFARKEALYSAIIDMQCNDRQGQSLLMKKLEGKEGRDVFREIAAYLIQTHEDDPQFMKLLMFSALEGYKLSDIFIKTRGVEIMDYMARHIDNLIKDGSFRKVNAHLAARAFLGMVLHYSMTQEVYGMKKFFKMSIKKVADTFVEIFFEGIERRQV, from the coding sequence CAACACTTGACAAGCTGCATGCCAAGATATATAGTGAGCGCTTACTAACTAATATCCTGTGGAGCAAGATAATGGCTAAAAAAAGATTAACGGCAAAAAACAGAAGCGCACAGATTGTAAGGGTTGCTATGAAGCTCTTTTCGCAGAAGGGTTTCAAGGGGACAACCACAAGGGAGATAGCGGAAAAGGCCGGGATAAGCGAGGCGATAATCTTCAGGCACTTTGCAAGAAAGGAAGCGCTTTATTCTGCTATAATTGACATGCAGTGCAATGACAGGCAGGGGCAGTCGCTCCTGATGAAAAAATTAGAAGGCAAAGAGGGGAGGGATGTGTTCAGGGAAATAGCCGCTTATCTTATACAGACACACGAGGACGACCCTCAATTTATGAAACTGCTTATGTTCAGCGCATTGGAGGGGTATAAGCTTTCCGATATATTCATAAAAACAAGGGGAGTGGAAATAATGGATTACATGGCGAGGCATATCGACAATCTTATAAAAGATGGAAGTTTCAGAAAGGTGAATGCGCATCTGGCAGCCAGGGCGTTTCTGGGCATGGTTCTTCACTACAGTATGACACAGGAGGTTTATGGCATGAAAAAATTTTTCAAAATGTCTATAAAAAAGGTGGCAGATACATTTGTGGAGATATTTTTTGAAGGTATAGAGAGGAGGCAGGTATGA